The proteins below come from a single Acanthopagrus latus isolate v.2019 chromosome 4, fAcaLat1.1, whole genome shotgun sequence genomic window:
- the LOC119017580 gene encoding uncharacterized protein LOC119017580 isoform X2, which translates to MKSASSSGLGALCVALLAVGNIATSIALSVVQNLDCTHDYVNMSCDFDAPNCSGYNLTLSLASCIFKQCDRGKCCCSTQMTLIYGDDHNATVWKGDENLASKIISVANRFKPRVPTDVTVEESNGNFEVTWRTNMDHRPSVRDDLRAIVTYRIKGNTAQVSEPFKPTTVNGLRYYEINVKHLKPSTTYLVSVRSVYWNNLSSDSSQEVEFTTSMSPDVLLMSIIISLSIAAVIISGAIYVCYTKAKTVWWDSVAKCPNPRLLDMHPRKEDVLKPVGPLLSTISVEPLIPDDTKSWSKGSLHDGSSGSPQQSSGISTGSSCTSYANTEPVDIVAGVEEALRKAFPNISPISPLTTSPFQEMNPAIDLISSPYNLCDVRADDVNSGSSGFDNKTYSILIPNLPHPTLDVGGSAPLESSDQQIPACPLITFPPAASSLIPMDMSYQQCSLDSERFSCAEDSSLSSSSSSTNPIAPCDPAFRVENGCERSDEAVSDAAKLNGTHEVAIKCDENPCYGCVPAVSHSFPPVNDDYQAFQNLVGQPDILFTEQRSDEEEEHLDKYPEESISEMPEISLNPAGPGFFDNFQGAKCLPDLERPLLSLLSAGQSMPTFTEGGYQSV; encoded by the exons ATGAAGTCAGCGAG ctcCAGTGGACTTGGCGCACTGTGCGTCGCCCTGCTTGCTGTGGGAAACATTGCGACTTCTATCGCTCTCTCTG TTGTCCAAAATCTTGATTGTACCCACGACTACGTGAATATGTCCTGCGACTTTGACGCACCAAACTGCTCTGGATACAACCTGACGCTCAG CTTAGCATCTTGCATTTTCAAGCAGTGCGACAGGGGAAAGTGTTGTTGCTCTACTCAGATGACTCTTATCTATGGGGACGATCACAATGCAACAGTTTGGAAAGGAGATGAAAACTTGGCCTCCAAAATCATCAGCGTGGCCAATAGAT TTAAGCCCAGAGTCCCAACAGATGTCACAGTGGAGGAATCCAACGGGAATTTTGAAGTCACCTGGAGGACGAACATGGATCACAGGCCCAGTGTCAGAGACGACTTGAGAGCTATTGTGACTTATCGTATAAAAGGGAACACAGCACAG GTATCTGAACCTTTCAAACCAACTACAGTCAATGGACTGAGATactatgaaataaatgtgaaacacCTGAAGCCAAGTACAACATATTTGGTCAGTGTGAGAAGCGTGTACTGGAACAACCTCTCCAGCGACAGCAGCCAAGAGGTGGAGTTCACAACGT CTATGTCCCCTGACGTCCTGCTCATGTCTATCATCATCAGCCTCAGTATTGCAGCAGTCATCATCAGCGGGGCCATATATGTCTGTTATACAAA GGCCAAAACAGTGTGGTGGGACTCAGTTGCCAAATGTCCAAATCCAAGACTTCTTGATATGCATCCACGCAAGGAAGAC gtctTGAAGCCGGTCGGACCTCTCTTATCCACTATCTCTGTTGAGCCTCTTATTCCAGACGACACCAAATCATG GTCAAAGGGGTCACTGCATGACGGCAGCAGCGGGAGCCCTCAGCAAAGCAGTGGAATCAGCACTGGCTCCTCTTGTACCAGCTACGCTAACACGGAGCCTGTTGACATTGTTGCCGGTGTTGAGGAAGCCCTTCGTAAAGCCTTCCCCAATATAAGCCCCATATCACCTTTGACCACCAGCCCATTTCAAGAAATGAACCCAGCCATCGATCTGATCTCCTCTCCCTACAACCtttgtgatgtcagagctgaTGACGTGAATTCTGGATCATCTGGCTTTGACAACAAAACCTACTCCATCCTCATCCCAAACCTCCCACATCCGACTCTGGATGTGGGAGGTTCGGCTCCGCTGGAGAGCTCTGACCAACAGATTCCAGCTTGTCCGCTTATTACTTTCCCCCCAGCGGCTTCATCTCTTATTCCAATGGACATGTCCTATCAGCAGTGCAGTTTAGATTCTGAGAGATTTTCCTGTGCAGAAGACTCCAGTTTGTCCTCCAGCTCTAGCAGCACCAACCCAATTGCGCCATGTGATCCTGCATTCAGGGTTGAGAACGGGTGTGAGAGGTCTGATGAGGCGGTCAGCGATGCTGCAAAGTTAAATGGAACACATGAAGTGGCCATTAAGTGCGATGAAAATCCCTGCTACGGCTGCGTGCCCGCAGTTTCACACAGCTTCCCTCCAGTGAACGACGACTATCAGGCATTTCAAAATCTGGTGGGGCAGCCCGACATTTTGTTCACAGAGCAGCGGAGcgatgaggaagaggaacatCTGGACAAATATCCAGAGGAATCAA
- the LOC119017580 gene encoding uncharacterized protein LOC119017580 isoform X1: MKSASSSGLGALCVALLAVGNIATSIALSVVQNLDCTHDYVNMSCDFDAPNCSGYNLTLRSLGFNDLASCIFKQCDRGKCCCSTQMTLIYGDDHNATVWKGDENLASKIISVANRFKPRVPTDVTVEESNGNFEVTWRTNMDHRPSVRDDLRAIVTYRIKGNTAQVSEPFKPTTVNGLRYYEINVKHLKPSTTYLVSVRSVYWNNLSSDSSQEVEFTTSMSPDVLLMSIIISLSIAAVIISGAIYVCYTKAKTVWWDSVAKCPNPRLLDMHPRKEDVLKPVGPLLSTISVEPLIPDDTKSWSKGSLHDGSSGSPQQSSGISTGSSCTSYANTEPVDIVAGVEEALRKAFPNISPISPLTTSPFQEMNPAIDLISSPYNLCDVRADDVNSGSSGFDNKTYSILIPNLPHPTLDVGGSAPLESSDQQIPACPLITFPPAASSLIPMDMSYQQCSLDSERFSCAEDSSLSSSSSSTNPIAPCDPAFRVENGCERSDEAVSDAAKLNGTHEVAIKCDENPCYGCVPAVSHSFPPVNDDYQAFQNLVGQPDILFTEQRSDEEEEHLDKYPEESISEMPEISLNPAGPGFFDNFQGAKCLPDLERPLLSLLSAGQSMPTFTEGGYQSV, from the exons ATGAAGTCAGCGAG ctcCAGTGGACTTGGCGCACTGTGCGTCGCCCTGCTTGCTGTGGGAAACATTGCGACTTCTATCGCTCTCTCTG TTGTCCAAAATCTTGATTGTACCCACGACTACGTGAATATGTCCTGCGACTTTGACGCACCAAACTGCTCTGGATACAACCTGACGCTCAGGTCCCTCGGCTTTAATGA CTTAGCATCTTGCATTTTCAAGCAGTGCGACAGGGGAAAGTGTTGTTGCTCTACTCAGATGACTCTTATCTATGGGGACGATCACAATGCAACAGTTTGGAAAGGAGATGAAAACTTGGCCTCCAAAATCATCAGCGTGGCCAATAGAT TTAAGCCCAGAGTCCCAACAGATGTCACAGTGGAGGAATCCAACGGGAATTTTGAAGTCACCTGGAGGACGAACATGGATCACAGGCCCAGTGTCAGAGACGACTTGAGAGCTATTGTGACTTATCGTATAAAAGGGAACACAGCACAG GTATCTGAACCTTTCAAACCAACTACAGTCAATGGACTGAGATactatgaaataaatgtgaaacacCTGAAGCCAAGTACAACATATTTGGTCAGTGTGAGAAGCGTGTACTGGAACAACCTCTCCAGCGACAGCAGCCAAGAGGTGGAGTTCACAACGT CTATGTCCCCTGACGTCCTGCTCATGTCTATCATCATCAGCCTCAGTATTGCAGCAGTCATCATCAGCGGGGCCATATATGTCTGTTATACAAA GGCCAAAACAGTGTGGTGGGACTCAGTTGCCAAATGTCCAAATCCAAGACTTCTTGATATGCATCCACGCAAGGAAGAC gtctTGAAGCCGGTCGGACCTCTCTTATCCACTATCTCTGTTGAGCCTCTTATTCCAGACGACACCAAATCATG GTCAAAGGGGTCACTGCATGACGGCAGCAGCGGGAGCCCTCAGCAAAGCAGTGGAATCAGCACTGGCTCCTCTTGTACCAGCTACGCTAACACGGAGCCTGTTGACATTGTTGCCGGTGTTGAGGAAGCCCTTCGTAAAGCCTTCCCCAATATAAGCCCCATATCACCTTTGACCACCAGCCCATTTCAAGAAATGAACCCAGCCATCGATCTGATCTCCTCTCCCTACAACCtttgtgatgtcagagctgaTGACGTGAATTCTGGATCATCTGGCTTTGACAACAAAACCTACTCCATCCTCATCCCAAACCTCCCACATCCGACTCTGGATGTGGGAGGTTCGGCTCCGCTGGAGAGCTCTGACCAACAGATTCCAGCTTGTCCGCTTATTACTTTCCCCCCAGCGGCTTCATCTCTTATTCCAATGGACATGTCCTATCAGCAGTGCAGTTTAGATTCTGAGAGATTTTCCTGTGCAGAAGACTCCAGTTTGTCCTCCAGCTCTAGCAGCACCAACCCAATTGCGCCATGTGATCCTGCATTCAGGGTTGAGAACGGGTGTGAGAGGTCTGATGAGGCGGTCAGCGATGCTGCAAAGTTAAATGGAACACATGAAGTGGCCATTAAGTGCGATGAAAATCCCTGCTACGGCTGCGTGCCCGCAGTTTCACACAGCTTCCCTCCAGTGAACGACGACTATCAGGCATTTCAAAATCTGGTGGGGCAGCCCGACATTTTGTTCACAGAGCAGCGGAGcgatgaggaagaggaacatCTGGACAAATATCCAGAGGAATCAA